GTTTACAGCTATCAACAGATCGCCAGGGAATTTGGAGTTCATTTCACCACGGTGGGACGGATCGTGCGTGAGTCGATGAGACCGGACAGGCGGAACTGATCGGTGAAAATTGAATGTGCTACGATGCTAGACCTGACCCCAAACGGCAAACGGCGGCATTCTCGCCGTTCTCCGGGGCGCGGCGATCAGCTACCACCGGCTGTGAGGTCGTCGGCGGCGCGCCGGGGCCGTCCGGGGCGCGCTTCGGGGAGCGATTCGCCGTGATCTTTTCTCGGTCGGCGCGGATCAAAAGACCCGCGCCGACGTTAAGGCATCCCCCGCTGGAAGGGCGATTGAGAAGCGGCTCGGCCAGCTTCGCGAAATTATGTTCCGTCGCGGAACGGTGGCCTCCGAAAGGAGTGTGAGAAAGCGGGGTTCGACAGCGGAGCTGGCCGAGGGTGGGCCAAACGAGTAGTGTCTCGGTTTGCCTGCACACCGAAATGCTTTGCCTCTTGTCAGCGCCTGAAAACCAAATATCGTGCCATGGGCGGCCGGCTCGAATTCTAACGGGGATTCCGCGCCTGGAAGCGTGAGACGGAAACGGCCGGCGGCGGAAATGTAGGGAAAAGCCTGACACCCCGGGCGGGCATGGAAGTTAAAAGGGGACAGCACGTCCGGCCGCGCGATGTCTTATCTCGCTCCGTAGAGGCGGTCGATGAAGCCGCTTCGGTCGAGCTGGGCGAGCGGGCCGGGCTCTATGAAATCTGCCGGCTTGTAGCCGGCGAACTTGGGATCGCCTTCGGCCAGGTGCTGAATCACGGCCTGGACCGCGCTTTCCACAGGGTACGGCCTGGACGGCATCTCGGCGCCGTAAGCCCACGATTCTTCGAGCGCCTCGCGATCGGCCGTGCCGAGAAATTTCGCGAGGATCTTGAGCGTGTCCTCGCGCCGCGTTTTGAAAAAGTGAATTCCTCGAACCATGGCGCGCATCGCCCGCAGGGTTAGGTTCGGAAAGCTTTTCATTGCGGAACGGCGCGCCGCGAAGGTCGACCCCTGGTACTCGATCTTGAGCTCCGAAAGGTTGACGAGGAAGTTCATCCCGGCCTTGCGGGCGAAGAGCGTTGCGGGAGGGGAGACCATCGTCGCCGCGACCTTGCGCGCCTCGAGCGCGATCCACATCGCTTCGTTGCTGCCGAGATAGAGAAACTTCACGTCCCTGTCGGGGCTCAGCCCGAGGTGCTGGAGCGCCGCGCGCGCGTTTTTCTCGTAGGCATCCCCCGGCCGCTGCAGTCCGATCACCGCGCCGGCGAGGTCCTTTGCGCTGCGGATCTCGGGCCGGCTCACCAGCGTCATCGAGGCATAGCGGGTCAGGCCGGCGAGCATGGCGACGTCCCGGTTGCGGACCGAAACCGGAATGAGAAGGTAGGCGGACATGGTGGCGAAATCGGTGTCCCCGGAGATCAGCGCCATCGGCGAGACGGCGCCGGCCGTGCGCACCACCTCGACCTGCAGCCCCTCCTCGCGGAACAGACCCGCCTCGCTGGCCAGAAAGGGAATGGAGTGCGTCACCGCGCGCGCCGCGTAGCCGATGCGGATGCGCTCCTTTTCGGGCCTGCCCTGAGCGGCGAGCGGGGCGGCGGCCGACCACGCGAGCAGGAGGGAGAAAAGAAAGAGAGAGACCGTCGCAAGGCGCGCTTCAGGGACCCCGGCCATGCGACGGTATCTACGCCAGATCGGGCACCGCCGCAAGCGCTCTGCTTGACTCATGGCGCGGCTCTCTTTATGCTGCGCTGGATTTTCAGGAATTCGCGATCACGCCGAAGCGGGAGGGGTTTATGGGCGGAAGCACTTCCTCACGTCGCGGGCTTCTGGCGCTCCTGTTGTCGGTCCTCGGTCTGCTGCCGCCGGGCGCCGGAGCGCAGGAAAAGATCAAGGTGGCGTACAGCTCGACCGATACGCTCAACTCGGTCTGGACGATCGCCGCCGACGCCGGTTTCTACAAGAAGCAGGGGCTGGACGTCGATCTCGTCTACATCGGCAGCACCACCGTCGGCATCCAGGCGATCGTCGCCCAGGACATCCAGGTCGGCAACGCGGCGGGCAGCGGCGTCGCCAACGCGGCGGTGCGCGGCGCCGACACGGTGAGCACGGGCTGCCTGATCAACGTTCTCGCCTACGAGCTGGTCGTCCTCGACAGCGTCAGGAAGCCGGAGGACCTCAGGGGAAAATCGATCGGGATCAGCCGTTTCGGCAGCGTCTCCGACGTCGCCGCGCGCGAGCTGCTCAGGGGGCTGGGGCTGCGACCGATGGAGGAGGTCAAGATCATTCAGGTCGGAGGGGCATCGGAGCGGGCGGCCGGCTTCAGCCGCGGCGTGATCGCGGGCTTCCCCTCGCCGCCGGGCAACGTCCACCTGATCCCGGGCGGGCTGCCGCACCGCATCATCGCGAACATGTCCGATCTGGAAAAGCCCTACCCGTTCCCGTTCATCTGCGCGGTCACCACCAAGAGCTATCTCGCCAAGAACCGCCCGGTGGTGAAGCGGGTGCTGATGGCGCTGATCGAGGCGGCCCATTACTTCAA
This region of Candidatus Zixiibacteriota bacterium genomic DNA includes:
- a CDS encoding ABC transporter substrate-binding protein; the protein is MSQAERLRRCPIWRRYRRMAGVPEARLATVSLFLFSLLLAWSAAAPLAAQGRPEKERIRIGYAARAVTHSIPFLASEAGLFREEGLQVEVVRTAGAVSPMALISGDTDFATMSAYLLIPVSVRNRDVAMLAGLTRYASMTLVSRPEIRSAKDLAGAVIGLQRPGDAYEKNARAALQHLGLSPDRDVKFLYLGSNEAMWIALEARKVAATMVSPPATLFARKAGMNFLVNLSELKIEYQGSTFAARRSAMKSFPNLTLRAMRAMVRGIHFFKTRREDTLKILAKFLGTADREALEESWAYGAEMPSRPYPVESAVQAVIQHLAEGDPKFAGYKPADFIEPGPLAQLDRSGFIDRLYGAR
- a CDS encoding ABC transporter substrate-binding protein; protein product: MGGSTSSRRGLLALLLSVLGLLPPGAGAQEKIKVAYSSTDTLNSVWTIAADAGFYKKQGLDVDLVYIGSTTVGIQAIVAQDIQVGNAAGSGVANAAVRGADTVSTGCLINVLAYELVVLDSVRKPEDLRGKSIGISRFGSVSDVAARELLRGLGLRPMEEVKIIQVGGASERAAGFSRGVIAGFPSPPGNVHLIPGGLPHRIIANMSDLEKPYPFPFICAVTTKSYLAKNRPVVKRVLMALIEAAHYFKTNKEGAQRIVARHLRGANKAYLDSSYGSTAKILERVPYTTREGMKIQLDEALKQNPTSKVTVDSLIDDSIVRELEKEGFIEKVYGRR